The Phaenicophaeus curvirostris isolate KB17595 unplaced genomic scaffold, BPBGC_Pcur_1.0 scaffold_249, whole genome shotgun sequence genome segment AACTTGGATTTATTGATAACAACCTGAATTTATCAGCCATAACCTGAATTTACTGGTAACGCAGTCTACTTTTTGAGCGATAATCTGGTTTTTTATGACAATAATCTCTAATTTCGGTGATCACACCTAGTTTTTTTCGGAGTAGCCGCACCGATTATGGTAACGAGGTCCATTTGGGATGACGATAACTATTTATTTCCACGATAACGTTTGATTTTGCGGTGAAGCCGCCGCGTTTTATGCGCATTAGTGCCTCGTTTTAGGGTAGGAACGTCAGGTTTTGGTGCGAAATCTTGGTGTTTAGGCCAATCCTGACGCTTCCTGGTAGGAGGTATCTGATTTTTGGGCTCTGGCAGTGGGAATTGGTTGTTTTTGCCGGTTGTCCGTGTTGGTAACTCTGTCTTTCTCCGCCTCTCTCTGTCCTAACGGGGTTTCTTCCAGTTCAACTGCAGATCGAAGACCTGACCCGCAAACTGCGCACGGGAGACCTGGGCATCCCCCCTAACCCTGAGGACAGGTTGGGACCTTCCCCGCGCCTCCCGCCCGCCGGGGCGCTTCCCGGCTTCCCGACGCCATTCCCAGCGCCCGGGCCGCCCCCACGGCCGCCTCGGGGGATCCGGGGCTCGTTAACATCCCCCCCCGGACGAGAGCGGAGCCGTTATCCCTGGGGAATAACGAGTCTGGGATCCCTGGTGGATATTTGGCTTGGGATCCCGGATCTGGGATCCCCATCGGATCTGCTGCCCCTGGCTGGTAACAGCTCCAGGATCCCCGCCGGGTCTGTTCTCCCTGCAGGATTCTGGCTCTGGGATCCCTCTCGGATCCGTTATCCCTGGCCTGTAGCGGATCTGGGAAGCCTGGTGGGTGCCGAGCCCGCTATCTCCATGGGATCCCAGATCCGTTATCCTTACTCAGTACTGGGATCgctggtgggtgctgggctgggtTCCCCCTAGGATCCCAGATCTGTTGTCCCTGCTCAGTATCGGATCCGGGATCCTCCTCGTGTCCTTTATCCTTGGTGAATAACAGGTCCAGGATCTGTTACCCGTGGCGGACCAGGCTCTGGGatccctggtgtccctggaCCCGTTATCCCCATGAGATCCCGACCTGCTGCCCTTGCCAGGTCCATTAATCCTGGTGGATCCCGGGTCCAGGATTCCGTGGGATCCGTTACCGGCGCCAGAGTCACGGTCTGGCCTGTTATCCCTGGATCCCGGATCCGTGATCCCCACCCGTCTCTTATCGATCGTGGATCTTTTATTCCTATCGGGTCCTAGATCTGTTATTCACGCCGGATCCTTCATCCCTGGTTAATAGTGGATCCGTTATCCCCATGGATCGCCGGGATCTAGCCTCTGTGGCCAATCCTGGGCCCGTTATCCCTGGAGGATCCCAGATCTGTTATCCCCGCCGGGAATCCTTGGTGGATCCTGGATCCGTTACCCCTGCCAGATCGTTTATCCCATTGGGATCCCAGATCCATTTATCCCCAGCAGATCCCGGTTTCGTTATCCCCAGGGGATCCCGGATCCGTTCTCCGGGGGGGGCGAGCGGTGAGGGGGGGTTCCTGGCTCTTTCTgccgcccccccctccccgtttTCCCCTCGTTTCCCACCGATTTGGTTAAATCCGGCTACAGCTCCCCCCAAAAAGCCTCaaattcatcattttttttttaccaattCCGATTTCTCCCGGGACGGGGGATCCTCGGCCCCCGCGGCGGCCGGCGGGGCCTAACGAGCGGCCGCTAACGAACCAGAGGGGGGGGGAGCCATCACGGCCGCCCCGGCgctgggttttttggggtgaaatCCAGGAGAATCGGCAATAACCCTGACTTGCTCCTCCGCAGCGCAGCGTTAACGAGCTGGGGCCTCGTTAGCGCTAATTACCAGCGGACGCCTGCTTGCGGTGGCGgcgtggggagggggaggggagggaagggtttAATGAATTACTAATTAACGAGCGGTAATTAGCTGACCTTTGTTTCGCGTGTCCGCAGTTCCCTTTAGGCCGCGAAGGACGGTGCCAACTGGGTTGAACCCCGAAAAGTCgctttttcaccccaaaccGGGTGCAGGTTTCCGAGCGCCGCCCGCGATGTAGTTTTTTCCGGAGAATCCAACATTAATCTCTTCCCTTCTTGCAGCCTCAAATTGAcaattttgggggggggagaaaaaaaggtcCAAGCTCAccaaaaaaaggggaggaattGTGACTTTTTCATTCCTGATTCTGatttaattctcatttttaacgattttggttttttttgacgGTTCTGGTTTATAATCCGTTTTCCTCCCCCCGAACACGGCTCTGCTAATCCGATCGACTTTTCCCTCTGGAGCTGCCGCGCTGCCAAAAAAAACCCGCCTTCCCCCATAAAACACTGGaagtttttctcttaaaaaccAGAGAAACGGGCACGAAAGGCctaattttgttaaaaaaacaacaaacaataagcgaggttaaaaaaaaaacaggtcaAAACGCCCCaaagcagggagagaggagggccACGAGGTGGTTGGGGcggaggggggggggtgtcagcTCCTGATTAGGGGCTCGTTAACCCCCTCGTTAACGAAGGGGGGTGTCGGGGGGGCGCGGGGTGACCCCCCCCTGcgccccccaggtccccctcGCCGGAGCCGATTTACAACAGCGAAGGGAAGCGGCTCAACACCCGCGAGTTCCGGACCCGCaagaagctggaggaggagcGGCACAACCTCATCACCGAGATGGTCGCCCTCAACCCCGACTTCAAGCCGCCCGCCGACTACAAGTGAGttggggggatccaggggggaTCCGGGCCCAAGCCTGCGCTCCTGGGGGCGGATTCCGACCAGATCCCATGTTCCTGGGGGATTCCGAGCAgatctagaagcgtctggggggGTTCTGTTGGGATCCTGTGTTCCCTGAGGGATTCCAAGCAGATCCAGGTGCTTCTGAGGGGAGGTTCTGGCTGGAtccagggggatttggggggggattCCAAGCAGATCCAGGAGCTCGTGGGGGGATTCCAACCAGATCCGGTGTTCCTGGGGGATTCCAACTAGGTCTAGGAGTTCCTTTGGGCGTTCTGGTGGGATCCTGGGGGATCTGGAGGGGATTCCGAGCAGATCCAGGCCCTCCAGGGGGGATTCTGGTTGGTtccagggggatttggggggggattCTACTTGGATCTGTTATTCCTGGATCCAGCCATGTGGGTTCCACCCAATCCGGCTTTCCCGGGTGCTGTTGGGAACGGATCCGATGGTCCTGGGGGTGATCCTGGCTGGGTCCGGCGTTCCCGGGGGCTGCTGGGTGGATTCTGTTGGGATTTGGGGTGATTCCGGGGTGATCCCGGGCTCCTGACGCTCTCTTCTCGCTGCCCCCAGGCCTCCAGCAACGCGGGTGAGCGACAAGGTGATGATCCCGCAGGACGAGTACCCCGAGATCAACTTCGTGGGGCTCCTCATCGGGCCCAGGTGCGGCCgcacccccaagccccccacCCTACTAACGAGGCTGCGCGCTAACGAAGCTGGGGTGCCACCGTGCTACCCTATGCTCCTTTGtggggtcccagtttggggtccccccctccccagtttcAGTTCCTCTCCCTCCATGTCCCATAAAACGTTTCGTGGGGCTCTTAATGGCGTCAGGGTCTTAACGAGGGTGGGTTCTTAATGAGGCCGGGGTCCTAATGAGACTCCCTGAGTGCCTCCAATATTGTGGGTGCCCCCAAAATTCATGgcagccccccaaatccagcaGTTACTCTTGATCCtatgggtgcccccccccaatccctggGTGGCTCCAAAATCCATCAGTTTTCCTTGATCCTATGggttccccccagcccccgggTGCCCCCCCAAAATCACCGGGTGCCTCCTGCAGGGGGAACACGCTGAAGAACATCGAGAAGGAGTGCAACGCCAAGATCATGATCCGGGGCAAGGGCTCCGTGAAGGAGGGCAAGGTCGGCCGCAAGGACGGGCAGATGCTGCCGGGCGAGGACGAGCCGCTCCACGCCCTCGTCACCGCCAACACCATGGAGAACGTCAAGAAGGCCGTGGAGCAGGTCccgggggggccctgggggcgctTTTGGGGGTGTCAGGCACTTCGAATTGTCCCGTTTCACTTTGTTTTCACCCTAAAATTAGATCCGGAACATCCTGAAGCAAGGGATCGAGACGCCTGAGGACCAGAACGATCTGCGGAAGATGCAGCTGCGAGAGCTGGCGCGCCTCAACGGGACCCTGCGGGAGGACGACAACCGGTCAGTGCGGCCCAAATGGCTCTTTCTGGCCCCAAATGGCTCTTTCTGGCCCCAAAACGATCCCTCGGGATGTAAAACGGCTCCTCGCCGTCTATGAGCGGTGCCCCTGCAGCCTGAAACGGCCTTTCCGCACCCCAAAATGGGTCCTTGTGTCACAAAAAGGGCCCCCTCGTGCCCCGAAATGGCGCGGTTGCACCCCAAAATGGGTTTTTGTGTCACAAAATGGCCTTGGTGGTCTGAAAACAGTCCATTTGCACCCCAAAATGGGTCTTTCTATCGTAAAAGGTCCCCCCCTGTGCCCCAAAATGGCCTTCCTGGGCCCCAGAATGGGTCCTTGTATCACAAAATGTCTGCCATGACCTAAAATgcccccccttgcaccccaaaagGGTCTTTCACGCCCCAAAATAGTTCTTCTGCGACCCAAATGGGCTCTTCGCAGCCCAGGATAGCGCTGATTTCGCCTCGAAATGACACCCTGTGCCCCAAAATGACTCTTTCTATCACCACTCGCTACTTCGTGCCCCAAAAGAGCcgcttttcaccccaaaatgaccccccctttcctccccccagGATCCTGCGGCCCTGGCAGAGCACGGAGACGCGCAGCATCACCAACACCACCGTCTGCACCAAGTGCGGCGGCGCCGGCCACATCGCTTCCGACTGCAAATTCGCGAGGTGGGTGCCTCGAAATCGCCTCAAACCCACCCGAATCGCCCCAAAATCGCCTCAAACCCACCTGAATCGCCCCAAAATCGCCTCAAACCCACCTGAATCGCCCCGAAATCACCTCAAACCCACCTGAAAACTTCCGCAAAGCTTCCCAGGCCCCCAATTGCCCTGAATTCACCCTGAATCACCCCCAAATTCCCTGAACCCGCTCTGAATCGCCCCAAAATAACCCCAACCATCCCCTCAAATCATCCCAATCCCCCCAAATCGCCTCTAAGCTACTCAAATACCCTCTGAATCCCCCCAAATGACCCCAACCACCCCCTCCCATCATCCCAACCCCCCCAGATCGCTCTGAATTCCCTGTGAATCggccccaacccccccaaatcacATTGAGTTCCCCTAAATTGCCCCCAAGCTCCTCAAATCCCATCTGAATCACTCTAAGTGACCCCAACGACCCCCTCAAAGCCTCCTAAGTCCCCCGAATTCCCTCTGAATCACGTCAAATCCTTCCgatcccccccccaaacctccgtGCCCCCCCGTTTTCCAGGCCCGGGGACCCGCAGTCGGCGCAGGACAAGGCGCGGATGGACAAGGAATACCTGTCGCTCATGGCCGAGCTGGGCGAAGCCCCCGTCTCCGTCAGCTCCAACGCCGCCCACAACAACAGCCCCTTGTCCAGCAGCCACCGCGCCGCCAGCCAGGCCAGCAGCCAGCCCCCCCCGGTAAGaaaccccccccccagcaccccaaaaaccgCCTTTGACACCCCAAAAATCCCCTCCTCGAGCTCCTAAAACCCGTTTTTGACGTCCCCGCAGAGCCGCCCGCCCTGGATGAACTCGGGCCCGTCGGAGAGCCGTCCGTTCCACGGGATGCacggggggccgggggggccccACGGCTTCCCCCACCCCATGGCGGGGatggggggcgggggcggcggcgcccaCGGGGCCGGGGGGCACCCCCTGCAGCACAACCCCAACGGGCCCCCCCCCTGGATGCAGCCCCACCACCCCCCCATGGGGCAgggcccccacccccccgcacACCCCGGGCCCCACCACATGGGTACGGACAATCCTGGCAGGGGGTGTGTgtggaaaaaagggggggtctggggtggaAAAATGGGGGGGTCGGGGTGGAAAAAGGGTTTGGAGTgaaaaaagaggggggggggtggagaaaggggggttttggggggaaaaaagtggggTTGGAgtggaaaagggggggaaaagggggggtttGGGAGGAAAATGTGGGTGTTGGAgtgaaaaaagggggagaagggggggtttggggggaaaaagtgGGGGTTTGGGctgaaaaaagggggtttgggtgAGAAGGGGGGGCTCGGAGTGAGAGAAGGGGAGGGTTGACGTGAAAagcaggggatttggggtgaaaaaggggGACTTGAGGTGAAAAAATGGGGGGGGTTATGCTCCCACTTATAACGTGGGGGGTTCTTAATGCCCCCAAGATGAaggggggggtgttggggggccCCTCGCTAAGGCGCCGGTCTCTATTCCCTCAAGATCAGTACCTGGGCAATGCGCCGGTGGGCTCTGGGGTCTATCGCCTGCACCAGGGAAAAGGTGGGGACCCccgaccccccaaaccctcctagtgcccctcctgcccccccaaacccctcttagtgcccctcctgcccccccaaacccctcttagtgcccctcctgcccccccaaacccctcttaGTGCCCCTCCTGCCCTCTCAAACCCCTCTTAgtgcccctcctgccccctcaaacccctcctagcgtccctcctgccccccccagacccctcctagcgcccctcctgccccccaaacccctcctagTGCCCCTCCTGCCCTCTCAAACCCCTCTTAGcgcccctcctgccccctcaaTCCCCTCCTAGcgtccctcctgcccccccagacccctcctagcgtccctcctgcccccccagacccctcctagcgctcctcctgccccccaaacccctcctagtgcccctcctgccccccaaacccctcctagTGCCCTTCCtgccccctcaaacccctcctagtgcccctcctgccccccaaaccTCTGCTAATGCCCCCCAAATGGCCCCTAATGCCTCTCCTGCCCCCCagtgcaccccaaaacctttcCTAGTGCCCCCCCAAGCCCTCCTAACACTCTCCTCatgcccccccaaactccttctaatgcccccagcccccccaaacccttcgtAACACTCTCCTAATAatctccagcccccccaaaccccacctaATGCCCTTCCTAATGCCCCCCAAGCCCTCCTAATGCTCCCCACCTCCCCCCTAACCCCCTGTTTTTGTCCCCCCCCAGGTATGATGCCGCCGCCGCTGGGTATgctgcccccgccgccccccccgcccggtGGGCAGCCGCCCCCCCCCTCCGGCCCCCTGCccccctggcagcagcagcccccgccgccccccagcagcagcagcacccccTTGCCATGGCAGCAAAGTGAGTCTGGGGTCCCCAGGGGCGTTTAGGGGAGgtctggggctgggggtcacccCAGGgtctggggttggggggggggcaccctgTTTTGGGGCTGGGTCTTCCAGGTTTGGGGCAACTCTAGGGGCTCAACCCTAGGAGTGGGTGTAGGGGGGGGCTGCGTGGGTTTGAGGACCCCCCCAATGCTCATTAAAGCACCCCTTCTCCTAATTAGACCCCTCCCTAATTAACCCACACCGTTAGTTGGGGCTTGGGGGGTGGGTGTTTGTTCCCCCGTAAGTAAAACACTCCCTTAATTAAAACATAATCTCTTTAATGATCTCTCAAATTCTAATTAACCCGTGCTGTTAACGAACCTGTTGCCTTGGGGACTGGGCagggggtgggttttggggtctccctGTGCCTAAGGTGGGGTTGTGCCCCCCCCCAATTAGAACTTCCCCTACTCATTAAAGCACCCTTGTTTCAATTAACCCCCTTCCCTGTGGCTAAGTGGGTCCCTCTTGCCTATTACCCCCCTCCCCGTGCCTATTGCCCCCTCCCCATGATCAATTACCCCCTCCCTGTGACTAATTaaccccttctcccccctccccgcggctAATTTAACCCTTTCTCCCCCAGATACGCCGACCACCACGAGCGCTGGCAGCGCCTCCCTCCCGCCCTGGCAGcaggggggggcggcggcggggggggcggctgCGGGGGGGGCGGGTTCTTCGGGGgcccccccgctccccggcAGCCCCTCCATGGTGCCTTTGCCCCCCGGGGTGCAGCCCCCGTTGCCCCCCGgggcccccccgccccccccgccgccccctggCTCCGGGGGGCTGATGTAcgcgcccccgccccccccgccgcccccccccatGGACCCTTCTAACTTCGTCACCATGATGGGCATGGGGGTGCCGGCCATGCCCCCCTTCGCCatgccccccgcgccccccccgccgcccccccagAACTGAGCCgagagacacccccccccagccaGAACGACGGAcgccggcccccccccccccgtgcaGTTGGACTCTTCCAGCACcgagaccccccccccagctgaGTTCGACTCCTCCATGGgagcacccccccccccaattagACTCATCCACCATTAACACCCCCCCCTTTCCTTTCATGGGCTGCTCCACCGCCCCCTCCCAATGGACTTGGACTCATCCATCAAGCCCCCCCCCcattgggacccccccccacccagTTGGGCTCATCCATTGTTAAgcacccccctccctcccttggggtccccccccgaCCGCCATTGGTCTCTTCCGcctctgccccccaccccccaggccCCATGAATGGttcagcccagccccactggggaggggggggggggtgcaggAAAGGGGGGGGTCAGGGTCTCCCCTGTGTTCTGGGCTCCCCCCCCCCATGTAGaagccgcccccccccccccagcgctTTCTTTTGTGACGAATAAATGGAGCGGGGATCCCCGCCCCCCAGTTTGTGCCTCTGAGTCATTTCGTGCCCCCCCCCTTTCATTTATTGCCCCCTCCCCCCATTTattgcccccccaccccatttaTTGCCCCCCCTCTATTTCTCCCAGCCCCCACAGGGTCACATTTCACCCCCCCCATATGAAACCCgagcggggggggggtgtttag includes the following:
- the SF1 gene encoding splicing factor 1 isoform X2 yields the protein MATGANATPLGKLHPPPPPAKPGFPPPPPPPPPPPGLGLAMAAAAFPFAALPPPPPPPPPPPPPPQPQPQQQPPPPPPPPQASAAFRFPSPPPGHDAGPNGGGNGVGNAAPGPPQGPPGAAPPPQQQGGPPPPPPPNQPPGPPALTDGGAGPGGAPGEPGGRPGGAHKGGRRADFPRKRKRSRWNQDSLDQKTVIPGMPTVIPPGLTREQERAYIVQLQIEDLTRKLRTGDLGIPPNPEDRSPSPEPIYNSEGKRLNTREFRTRKKLEEERHNLITEMVALNPDFKPPADYKPPATRVSDKVMIPQDEYPEINFVGLLIGPRGNTLKNIEKECNAKIMIRGKGSVKEGKVGRKDGQMLPGEDEPLHALVTANTMENVKKAVEQIRNILKQGIETPEDQNDLRKMQLRELARLNGTLREDDNRILRPWQSTETRSITNTTVCTKCGGAGHIASDCKFARPGDPQSAQDKARMDKEYLSLMAELGEAPVSVSSNAAHNNSPLSSSHRAASQASSQPPPSRPPWMNSGPSESRPFHGMHGGPGGPHGFPHPMAGMGGGGGGAHGAGGHPLQHNPNGPPPWMQPHHPPMGQGPHPPAHPGPHHMVPGQCAGGLWGLSPAPGKRYDAAAAGYAAPAAPPARWAAAPPLRPPAPLAAAAPAAPQQQQHPLAMAAKYADHHERWQRLPPALAAGGGGGGGGGCGGGGFFGGPPAPRQPLHGAFAPRGAAPVAPRGPPAPPAAPWLRGADVRAPAPPAAPPHGPF
- the SF1 gene encoding splicing factor 1 isoform X1, which codes for MATGANATPLGKLHPPPPPAKPGFPPPPPPPPPPPGLGLAMAAAAFPFAALPPPPPPPPPPPPPPQPQPQQQPPPPPPPPQASAAFRFPSPPPGHDAGPNGGGNGVGNAAPGPPQGPPGAAPPPQQQGGPPPPPPPNQPPGPPALTDGGAGPGGAPGEPGGRPGGAHKGGRRADFPRKRKRSRWNQDSLDQKTVIPGMPTVIPPGLTREQERAYIVQLQIEDLTRKLRTGDLGIPPNPEDRSPSPEPIYNSEGKRLNTREFRTRKKLEEERHNLITEMVALNPDFKPPADYKPPATRVSDKVMIPQDEYPEINFVGLLIGPRGNTLKNIEKECNAKIMIRGKGSVKEGKVGRKDGQMLPGEDEPLHALVTANTMENVKKAVEQIRNILKQGIETPEDQNDLRKMQLRELARLNGTLREDDNRILRPWQSTETRSITNTTVCTKCGGAGHIASDCKFARPGDPQSAQDKARMDKEYLSLMAELGEAPVSVSSNAAHNNSPLSSSHRAASQASSQPPPSRPPWMNSGPSESRPFHGMHGGPGGPHGFPHPMAGMGGGGGGAHGAGGHPLQHNPNGPPPWMQPHHPPMGQGPHPPAHPGPHHMDQYLGNAPVGSGVYRLHQGKGMMPPPLGMLPPPPPPPGGQPPPPSGPLPPWQQQPPPPPSSSSTPLPWQQNTPTTTSAGSASLPPWQQGGAAAGGAAAGGAGSSGAPPLPGSPSMVPLPPGVQPPLPPGAPPPPPPPPGSGGLMYAPPPPPPPPPMDPSNFVTMMGMGVPAMPPFAMPPAPPPPPPQN
- the SF1 gene encoding splicing factor 1 isoform X3 — translated: MVALNPDFKPPADYKPPATRVSDKVMIPQDEYPEINFVGLLIGPRGNTLKNIEKECNAKIMIRGKGSVKEGKVGRKDGQMLPGEDEPLHALVTANTMENVKKAVEQIRNILKQGIETPEDQNDLRKMQLRELARLNGTLREDDNRILRPWQSTETRSITNTTVCTKCGGAGHIASDCKFARPGDPQSAQDKARMDKEYLSLMAELGEAPVSVSSNAAHNNSPLSSSHRAASQASSQPPPSRPPWMNSGPSESRPFHGMHGGPGGPHGFPHPMAGMGGGGGGAHGAGGHPLQHNPNGPPPWMQPHHPPMGQGPHPPAHPGPHHMDQYLGNAPVGSGVYRLHQGKGMMPPPLGMLPPPPPPPGGQPPPPSGPLPPWQQQPPPPPSSSSTPLPWQQNTPTTTSAGSASLPPWQQGGAAAGGAAAGGAGSSGAPPLPGSPSMVPLPPGVQPPLPPGAPPPPPPPPGSGGLMYAPPPPPPPPPMDPSNFVTMMGMGVPAMPPFAMPPAPPPPPPQN